A section of the Microbacterium forte genome encodes:
- a CDS encoding transaldolase family protein yields MTALAPRLYVDSADVDRVSSLLAAGVVHGVTTNPTILERGGRTAAEIPDLYARWAGEGAREIFFQTWGGDASSLLRNAEGIRALGDRVVVKVPATRDGFAAASALVRDGATVLVTAVYSVAQTLVCASIGAQYIAPYLGRMRDAGIDGDAVIARMQEMCAGSDSNVLAASLRSPDDITGLRLAGVPYFTAAPDVIEQMLFHGVSDSSAAEFDAAMVRLGA; encoded by the coding sequence ATGACCGCGCTGGCCCCCCGTCTCTATGTCGACAGCGCGGACGTCGACCGCGTCTCGTCGCTCCTCGCCGCGGGCGTCGTGCACGGCGTCACCACCAACCCGACGATCCTCGAGCGCGGCGGTCGCACCGCCGCCGAGATCCCCGACCTCTACGCCCGCTGGGCAGGCGAGGGTGCACGCGAGATCTTCTTCCAGACGTGGGGCGGCGACGCTTCATCCTTGCTCCGCAACGCCGAGGGCATCAGGGCGCTCGGCGACCGGGTGGTCGTGAAGGTGCCCGCGACGCGCGACGGTTTCGCCGCGGCATCCGCTCTGGTGCGCGACGGCGCGACCGTGCTCGTCACCGCTGTGTACTCGGTCGCCCAAACGCTGGTGTGCGCCTCGATCGGCGCGCAGTACATCGCTCCCTACCTCGGACGCATGCGGGATGCCGGCATCGACGGCGACGCCGTGATCGCCCGCATGCAGGAGATGTGCGCGGGGAGCGATTCGAACGTGCTCGCCGCGAGTCTGCGGTCGCCCGACGACATCACCGGCCTGCGTCTCGCGGGGGTGCCGTACTTCACCGCGGCACCGGACGTGATCGAGCAGATGCTGTTCCACGGGGTCAGCGACAGCTCGGCGGCGGAGTTCGACGCGGCGATGGTGCGGCTCGGGGCCTGA
- a CDS encoding FadR/GntR family transcriptional regulator — MAVTDDAIEKIKAMIVSGELAPGDRLPPEKELSERLGLSRNSMREAVKALEVIRVLDVRRGDGTYVTSLEPHLLLEAISFVVDMHDDDSMLEIFAVRRMLESQATGLAATLGTDEAIADLEREVESIDSTVSIEELVEHDIRFHREIVGMAGNAYLASLIEHLSSQTVRARVWRGLTEGGAVERTLSEHRAIADAIARRDSGLATSLATAHIAGVERWLRQAATA, encoded by the coding sequence ATGGCAGTGACTGACGACGCGATCGAGAAGATCAAGGCGATGATCGTCTCGGGCGAGCTCGCCCCCGGCGATCGGCTTCCTCCCGAGAAAGAGCTGTCCGAACGCCTCGGCCTGTCGCGCAACTCGATGCGCGAGGCGGTGAAGGCGCTCGAGGTGATCCGAGTGCTCGACGTGCGACGGGGCGACGGCACCTATGTCACAAGTCTCGAACCCCACCTGCTGCTCGAGGCGATCTCGTTCGTGGTCGACATGCATGACGACGACTCGATGCTCGAGATCTTCGCCGTGCGACGGATGCTGGAGTCGCAGGCGACCGGCCTCGCGGCCACCCTCGGCACCGACGAGGCGATCGCCGATCTCGAGCGCGAGGTGGAATCCATCGATTCGACGGTGAGCATCGAAGAGCTCGTCGAGCACGACATCCGCTTCCATCGCGAGATCGTCGGCATGGCGGGCAATGCCTATCTCGCCAGCCTCATCGAGCACCTGAGCAGCCAGACCGTGCGCGCCCGCGTATGGCGGGGGCTCACCGAGGGCGGAGCCGTCGAGCGCACGCTGTCGGAGCATCGGGCGATCGCCGACGCCATCGCCCGCCGCGATTCGGGCCTCGCGACCTCGCTCGCCACCGCGCACATCGCCGGCGTCGAGCGGTGGCTGCGTCAGGCGGCCACCGCCTGA
- a CDS encoding amidohydrolase family protein, whose amino-acid sequence MRVLDSHLHLWDPELLHYTWLEGPLAWLFGETEIEHARIGNATSERAVFVQAETIEDDFLDEVRWVASLAARIGVVGIVAGARLDRGTDTTAHLEGLAAEPLVVGVRHNLQGEPDGLAVSAAFVTGAREVAAHGWAFDACIRASQLPEVARLAGAVPELRIVLDHLGKPQVGTADAPVAPTMEWVRDLDDLARHPNVWCKLSGLPAEAGGDWSAEQMHPFLDATADAFGAERLMWGSDWPVSVIGPAEADDPYANEDGTPMYQPTARSRWADAVSGWAERRGHDVDAIMWRNAEEFYRVGARPPREDAREERPRRGFLGWLRGDRA is encoded by the coding sequence ATGCGCGTACTCGATTCGCACCTACATCTCTGGGATCCCGAGCTTCTGCACTACACCTGGCTCGAAGGCCCGCTCGCCTGGCTGTTCGGTGAGACCGAGATCGAGCACGCGCGAATAGGGAACGCGACCTCCGAAAGAGCGGTCTTCGTGCAGGCCGAGACCATCGAAGACGACTTCCTCGACGAGGTGCGCTGGGTGGCGAGTCTGGCCGCCCGCATCGGAGTGGTCGGAATCGTCGCCGGCGCCCGTCTCGATCGCGGCACCGACACGACCGCCCACCTTGAAGGCCTTGCGGCCGAGCCGCTCGTGGTCGGCGTGCGTCACAACCTGCAGGGCGAGCCAGACGGGCTGGCGGTGTCGGCCGCCTTCGTGACCGGCGCCCGCGAGGTCGCAGCGCACGGGTGGGCCTTCGACGCCTGCATCCGTGCATCCCAGCTTCCCGAGGTCGCCCGTCTCGCGGGGGCAGTGCCCGAGCTGCGGATCGTGCTCGATCACCTGGGCAAGCCCCAGGTCGGCACCGCGGATGCTCCGGTCGCGCCGACGATGGAATGGGTGCGGGATCTCGACGACCTCGCACGGCATCCGAACGTGTGGTGCAAGCTGTCGGGGCTTCCGGCCGAGGCCGGGGGCGACTGGTCGGCTGAGCAGATGCATCCGTTCCTCGACGCCACAGCCGACGCGTTCGGCGCCGAGCGACTGATGTGGGGGAGTGACTGGCCGGTCTCGGTCATCGGCCCCGCCGAAGCGGACGACCCGTATGCCAACGAAGACGGAACCCCGATGTACCAGCCCACGGCGCGCAGTCGGTGGGCGGATGCCGTGAGCGGCTGGGCCGAGCGCCGCGGACACGACGTCGACGCGATCATGTGGCGCAACGCCGAGGAGTTCTATCGCGTCGGCGCCAGGCCCCCGCGCGAGGACGCTCGGGAGGAGCGGCCTCGTCGCGGTTTCCTGGGATGGCTGCGGGGCGACCGCGCGTAG
- a CDS encoding SDR family NAD(P)-dependent oxidoreductase, translating to MGGTEVSSTLDGLVAIVTGGASGIGAAVAARLHADGAQIAVLDRDTSGADAAFAAFTADVSDRASVDAAVAAVAERFGRIDIVVNNAGVGAQGDISANDDDEWARVLSINVTGIARVTSAALPWLKRSPSAAVCNTASIASTTGLPQRALYSASKGAVSALTRAMAADHLRDGIRVNAVNPGTADTPWVGRLLNSASDPAAERAALEARQPHGRLVSPDEVAAAVAYLVSPAAGSTTGTFIEVDGGMAQLRLRPVGS from the coding sequence ATGGGAGGCACAGAAGTGAGCAGCACACTCGACGGACTGGTCGCGATCGTCACCGGCGGCGCATCAGGAATCGGCGCGGCGGTCGCTGCCCGACTGCACGCCGACGGCGCCCAGATCGCGGTGCTCGATCGCGACACCTCAGGAGCGGATGCCGCGTTCGCCGCGTTCACGGCCGATGTGTCAGACCGCGCATCGGTGGATGCGGCCGTGGCCGCCGTCGCCGAGAGATTCGGGCGCATCGACATCGTCGTCAACAACGCCGGGGTCGGCGCACAGGGCGACATCAGCGCGAACGACGACGACGAGTGGGCCCGAGTGCTCTCGATCAACGTCACCGGCATCGCCCGCGTCACCTCGGCAGCGCTGCCCTGGCTCAAGAGGTCGCCGAGTGCGGCCGTGTGCAACACGGCATCCATCGCCTCGACCACCGGCCTGCCGCAGCGCGCTCTGTACAGCGCGTCGAAGGGCGCCGTCTCGGCCCTGACGCGCGCCATGGCAGCCGACCACCTGCGCGACGGCATCCGCGTCAACGCCGTGAACCCCGGCACCGCCGACACCCCCTGGGTCGGGCGCCTGCTCAACTCGGCCTCCGACCCGGCCGCCGAGCGTGCCGCTCTCGAGGCCCGCCAGCCGCACGGTCGTCTGGTCTCGCCCGACGAGGTCGCAGCGGCTGTGGCCTACCTCGTGAGCCCCGCCGCGGGGTCGACCACCGGCACGTTCATCGAGGTCGACGGCGGCATGGCGCAGCTGCGCCTCCGCCCCGTCGGCAGCTGA
- a CDS encoding fumarylacetoacetate hydrolase family protein produces the protein MKFARLGTPGAEIPVLVDGERYLDLRSVTSDVNGDFLAGDFRARIDAARAADELPVLEDAAAMRIGAPIARPSAVICIGQNYAAHARESGSEPPTVPIMFLKTPNTVVGPNDAVTIPRGSEKTDWEVELGIVIGARAAYLDSPDDADAHIAGYVTANDVSERAFQMEVSGGQWSKGKIAPGFNPTGPWLVTPDEVDVDDLRLRSWVNGDARQDSNTDDMIFDVRVIVHHLSQYVTLEPGDLILTGTPQGVAFGGRFPYLRAGDIVEIEIEGLGHQRQEFVAWEAQK, from the coding sequence ATGAAGTTCGCACGGCTAGGCACTCCCGGCGCCGAGATCCCCGTCCTCGTCGACGGTGAGCGCTACCTCGATCTGAGGTCGGTGACATCCGATGTCAACGGCGACTTCCTCGCCGGTGACTTCCGCGCACGGATCGACGCCGCCCGCGCCGCCGACGAGCTCCCCGTGCTCGAGGATGCCGCAGCGATGCGCATCGGAGCGCCGATCGCGCGCCCGAGCGCCGTCATCTGCATCGGCCAGAACTACGCCGCGCACGCCCGCGAGTCGGGCTCCGAGCCGCCGACCGTGCCGATCATGTTCCTGAAGACGCCGAACACGGTCGTCGGTCCGAACGATGCGGTCACGATCCCCCGCGGCAGCGAGAAGACCGACTGGGAGGTCGAGCTCGGCATCGTCATCGGTGCTCGCGCCGCCTACCTGGATTCACCCGACGATGCCGACGCGCACATCGCGGGCTACGTCACGGCGAACGACGTGTCCGAGCGCGCCTTCCAGATGGAGGTCTCCGGAGGGCAGTGGTCGAAGGGCAAGATCGCCCCGGGCTTCAACCCGACCGGCCCGTGGCTGGTCACCCCCGACGAGGTCGACGTCGACGACCTGCGGCTGCGCAGCTGGGTCAACGGCGATGCGCGGCAGGACTCGAACACCGACGACATGATCTTCGACGTGCGCGTGATCGTGCACCACCTGTCGCAGTACGTCACGCTCGAGCCCGGCGACCTGATCCTCACGGGCACCCCGCAGGGCGTCGCGTTCGGCGGCAGGTTCCCGTACCTGAGGGCGGGCGACATCGTCGAGATCGAGATCGAAGGACTCGGGCACCAGCGCCAGGAGTTCGTGGCATGGGAGGCACAGAAGTGA
- a CDS encoding L-fuconate dehydratase produces MSRIVALDTTDIRFPTSLSLDGSDAMNPDPDYSAAYVIVRTDAEDGIDGHAFVFTIGRGNDVQVAAIDALAGHLVGREIEPLLDDMGTTFRDIIGDSQLRWLGPEKGVMHMAIGAVINALWDIKAKRAGLPLWQLLARMTPEELVDLVDFRYLTNALTREDALEILRAAEPGRIERERELLATGYPGYTTSPGWLGYSDEKLERLAREAMADGFTQIKLKVGADLDDDIRRFRKAREVCGPDFPIAIDANQRWEVSEAIEWVNALAEFHPAWIEEPTSPDDVLGHAEIARGVAPIRVATGEHAQNRVIFKQLLQAEAIAVMQIDAVRVAGVNENIANLLLAAKFGVPVCPHAGGVGLCEAVQHLSMFDFVAVTGTREGRMIEFVDHLHEHFVIPTDIQGGSYMAPTAPGSGMEMKAESIAAYTWKGQHVGV; encoded by the coding sequence GTGAGCCGCATCGTCGCCCTCGACACGACCGACATCCGCTTCCCCACGTCGCTGAGTCTGGACGGATCGGATGCCATGAATCCCGATCCCGACTACTCGGCCGCGTACGTGATCGTGCGCACCGACGCCGAGGACGGCATCGACGGCCACGCCTTCGTCTTCACCATCGGGCGAGGCAACGACGTGCAGGTCGCCGCGATCGACGCGCTCGCCGGGCACCTCGTCGGGCGCGAGATCGAGCCGCTGCTCGACGACATGGGCACGACGTTCCGCGACATCATCGGCGACTCGCAGCTGCGGTGGCTGGGGCCCGAGAAGGGCGTCATGCACATGGCGATCGGCGCGGTCATCAACGCGCTCTGGGACATCAAGGCGAAGCGCGCGGGGCTGCCGCTCTGGCAGCTCCTCGCACGGATGACGCCGGAGGAGCTGGTCGACCTCGTCGACTTCCGCTACCTCACCAATGCGCTCACGCGCGAGGACGCGCTCGAGATCCTGCGTGCCGCAGAGCCGGGCCGCATCGAGCGCGAACGAGAGCTGCTGGCCACCGGGTATCCGGGATACACGACGAGCCCCGGCTGGCTCGGCTACTCCGACGAGAAGCTCGAGCGGCTCGCCCGCGAGGCGATGGCCGACGGCTTCACCCAGATCAAGCTCAAGGTCGGTGCCGACCTCGACGACGACATCCGCCGCTTCCGCAAGGCGCGCGAGGTCTGCGGACCCGACTTCCCGATCGCGATCGATGCGAACCAGCGCTGGGAGGTGTCGGAGGCGATCGAATGGGTCAACGCGCTCGCCGAGTTCCACCCCGCCTGGATCGAGGAGCCGACCAGCCCCGACGATGTGCTCGGTCACGCCGAGATCGCCAGGGGAGTCGCGCCCATCCGCGTCGCGACCGGTGAGCACGCGCAGAACCGCGTCATCTTCAAGCAGCTGCTGCAGGCCGAGGCGATCGCGGTCATGCAGATCGACGCCGTGCGCGTCGCGGGCGTGAACGAGAACATCGCCAACCTGCTGCTCGCGGCGAAGTTCGGGGTGCCCGTCTGTCCGCATGCCGGCGGGGTCGGCCTGTGCGAGGCCGTGCAGCACCTGTCGATGTTCGACTTCGTCGCCGTCACGGGCACGCGCGAAGGCCGCATGATCGAGTTCGTCGATCACCTGCACGAGCACTTCGTGATCCCGACCGACATCCAGGGCGGCTCGTACATGGCGCCGACTGCGCCGGGCTCCGGCATGGAGATGAAGGCCGAGAGCATCGCCGCCTACACGTGGAAGGGACAGCATGTCGGCGTCTGA
- a CDS encoding aldo/keto reductase: MSASEALAVPALGYGAANVGNLFRPLSDDESWAILEAAWDSGIRYFDTAPHYGLGLSERRLGAFLQTKPREEYVLSTKVGRLLRPNPDHDGGLDTANDFHVPDDLQRVWDFSDDGIRAGLDESRERLGIEQIDLVYLHDPERHDLDLALAEALPALEQLRSDGQVSAIGIGSMVSDALAASVRSADLDLIMVAGRYTLLEQPAAAEVLPACRETGTGIVAASVFNSGLLASSEPRRDGRYEYGQLPDELWERLLRIARVCADHAVPLPAAAIQFPLQSDVVRSVVVGGSRPAQLRQNAEYAALEIPAALWDELAAEGLIPA, from the coding sequence ATGTCGGCGTCTGAGGCTCTGGCGGTCCCCGCTCTCGGGTACGGGGCGGCGAACGTCGGCAATCTGTTCCGCCCGCTGAGCGACGACGAGTCGTGGGCGATCCTGGAGGCGGCGTGGGACAGCGGCATCCGCTACTTCGACACGGCTCCGCACTACGGGCTCGGACTCTCGGAGCGACGCCTGGGCGCATTCCTGCAGACCAAGCCGCGTGAGGAGTACGTGCTGTCGACGAAGGTCGGCCGGCTGCTGCGACCGAACCCCGACCACGACGGCGGGCTCGACACCGCGAACGACTTCCACGTGCCCGACGATCTGCAGCGCGTGTGGGACTTCTCGGACGACGGGATCCGTGCCGGTCTCGACGAGTCGCGCGAGCGGCTGGGCATCGAGCAGATCGATCTGGTCTATCTGCACGACCCCGAGCGGCATGACCTCGACCTCGCGCTCGCCGAGGCGCTTCCGGCGCTCGAGCAGCTGCGCTCTGACGGGCAGGTGTCGGCGATCGGGATCGGCTCGATGGTGTCGGACGCGCTCGCCGCATCGGTGCGCTCGGCGGACCTCGACCTGATCATGGTCGCCGGTCGCTACACGCTGCTCGAGCAGCCCGCCGCTGCCGAGGTGCTGCCCGCCTGTCGTGAGACCGGCACCGGCATCGTGGCGGCATCGGTGTTCAACTCCGGCCTGTTGGCGTCGAGCGAGCCGCGCCGTGACGGTCGCTACGAGTACGGTCAGCTGCCCGACGAGCTGTGGGAGAGGCTGCTGCGCATCGCCCGCGTGTGCGCCGACCACGCCGTGCCGCTGCCCGCCGCGGCCATCCAGTTTCCGCTGCAGTCCGACGTCGTGCGGTCGGTGGTCGTCGGGGGCAGTCGGCCGGCGCAGCTTCGTCAGAATGCCGAGTATGCGGCGCTCGAGATCCCGGCGGCGCTGTGGGATGAGCTCGCGGCGGAAGGGCTGATTCCGGCCTGA
- a CDS encoding LacI family DNA-binding transcriptional regulator, giving the protein MPASVKDVAALAGVSSSTVSNYLNHPHVLGESSAAKVRAAIEQLGYVPNESARQLRAGSSKALALILLDAWLPYFHELSRGVEDVAREGGWSLFFSNSNRDADTERRNIDMFEAHRVQGIVIYPLEDVVPRLEQLADRGIRSVVVGPIPDSPTVGSVLFDDRGGGRLAGEHLLAIGRRRILFLGAPSVSQSNDRLQGLRDAVTGSDATVEVFDVPHLTTEDGLEVAERILALPADDRPDAIFAANDMVAIGVMTQLLRHGIRVPDEIALVGFDDVAQAHQSVVPLTSVRQPGYEIGRAAGAALIRQLADPAAALPAPTPFAAELVVRESTVGR; this is encoded by the coding sequence ATGCCCGCCAGCGTCAAAGATGTCGCCGCCCTCGCCGGGGTCTCCTCCTCGACCGTCTCGAACTACCTCAACCACCCTCACGTGCTGGGCGAATCGAGCGCCGCGAAGGTCCGGGCCGCGATCGAACAGCTCGGCTACGTGCCGAACGAATCCGCACGACAGCTGCGCGCGGGGTCGAGCAAGGCGCTCGCGCTGATCCTCCTCGACGCCTGGCTGCCGTACTTCCACGAGCTCTCGCGCGGTGTCGAGGACGTCGCCCGCGAGGGCGGCTGGTCGCTGTTCTTCAGCAACAGCAACCGCGACGCCGACACCGAGCGTCGCAACATCGACATGTTCGAGGCGCATCGGGTGCAGGGCATCGTGATCTATCCGCTCGAAGACGTGGTGCCCCGGCTGGAGCAGCTCGCCGACCGCGGCATCCGCTCGGTGGTGGTCGGGCCCATCCCCGACTCCCCGACCGTCGGCTCCGTCCTCTTCGACGACCGCGGCGGCGGCCGCCTCGCGGGTGAGCACCTGCTGGCGATCGGACGCCGCCGCATCCTGTTCCTCGGGGCGCCGAGCGTCAGTCAGTCGAACGACCGGCTGCAGGGGCTGCGCGACGCCGTCACCGGCTCGGACGCCACGGTCGAGGTGTTCGACGTGCCGCATCTCACGACGGAAGACGGCCTCGAGGTCGCCGAACGCATCCTCGCGCTCCCTGCAGACGACAGGCCCGACGCGATCTTCGCGGCGAACGACATGGTGGCGATCGGCGTGATGACTCAACTGCTGCGTCACGGCATCCGCGTGCCCGACGAGATCGCGCTCGTCGGCTTCGACGACGTCGCGCAGGCGCATCAGAGCGTCGTGCCGCTGACGAGCGTGCGGCAGCCCGGGTACGAGATCGGACGGGCGGCGGGTGCGGCGCTGATCCGACAGCTCGCCGATCCGGCGGCTGCACTCCCCGCCCCGACGCCGTTCGCCGCCGAGCTCGTCGTCCGCGAGTCGACCGTCGGTCGCTGA
- a CDS encoding sugar phosphate isomerase/epimerase family protein, whose translation MNIGCHGLVWTGHFDADGIRLSVEQTKAAGFDLIEFPLMDPFTFDVAAAKAALEEHDLAVSASLGLSGATDVTSSDPAVVAAGEALLMKAVDVLAELGGRHFCGVIYSAMQKYMDPVTTEGLESSRRTIARVADHAAERGISVSLEVVNRYETNVLNTARQALAYLAEVDRPNLGIHLDTYHMNIEESDMFAPVLDAAPALRYVHIGESHRGYLGTGTVDFDNFFKALGRIGYDGPIVFESFSSAVVAPDLSRMLGIWRNLWTDNVELGAHANAYIRDKLVAVDSIRLH comes from the coding sequence ATGAACATCGGATGCCACGGGCTCGTCTGGACCGGACACTTCGATGCCGACGGCATCCGACTCTCGGTGGAGCAGACGAAGGCGGCAGGCTTCGACCTGATCGAGTTCCCGCTCATGGATCCGTTCACGTTCGATGTCGCCGCCGCGAAGGCGGCGCTCGAAGAGCACGACCTCGCCGTCAGCGCCTCGCTCGGTCTCTCGGGGGCGACGGATGTGACCAGTTCTGATCCGGCAGTCGTCGCCGCGGGGGAGGCGCTGCTGATGAAGGCCGTCGATGTGCTGGCCGAGCTGGGCGGCCGGCACTTCTGCGGAGTGATCTACAGCGCGATGCAGAAGTACATGGACCCGGTGACGACCGAAGGGCTCGAGAGCAGCCGTCGCACCATCGCCCGCGTCGCGGATCACGCGGCCGAGCGAGGGATCTCGGTCTCGCTCGAGGTCGTGAACCGCTATGAGACCAACGTGCTGAACACCGCGCGGCAGGCGCTCGCCTACCTCGCCGAGGTCGATCGGCCGAACCTCGGCATCCACCTCGACACGTACCACATGAACATCGAGGAGTCGGATATGTTCGCGCCGGTCCTCGATGCCGCACCCGCCCTCCGCTACGTGCACATCGGCGAGAGCCACCGCGGCTATCTCGGCACCGGAACGGTCGACTTCGACAACTTCTTCAAGGCGCTGGGGCGCATCGGCTATGACGGCCCGATCGTGTTCGAGTCGTTCTCCTCGGCGGTGGTCGCCCCCGACCTCAGCCGGATGCTCGGCATCTGGCGCAACCTGTGGACCGACAACGTCGAGCTCGGTGCGCACGCCAACGCCTACATCCGCGACAAGCTCGTCGCGGTCGACTCGATCAGGCTGCACTGA
- a CDS encoding sugar ABC transporter ATP-binding protein, producing MSDPILRVEGISKGFPGVQALKDVHLEVRAGEVLVLVGENGAGKSTLMKILSGIYTKDEGTITFEGREVELTSPLQAQQLGITIIHQELNLMPDLTVAQNIYVGREPTTGPFLSERKLNAQTAALLQRLDIRLNPRQLVGELTVAEQQMVEIAKALSFNAKVLIMDEPTSALTDSETETLFVLIEQLRASGTGIVYISHRMDELRRLADRVTVLRDGTYIGSLDKSEVSVPKIIEMMVGRVIDEGTRPQAREHANDPIVLDVQGLSTKSLLTDVSFQLHRGEILGFAGLMGAGRTETARAIIGADHRDGGTVSIGGRPVRIAQPADAVKHGVGYLSEDRKLLGLMLEQDVTFNTVLASLGSYANAIGWMGDGKAKNRTKDYVQQLRVKTPSVNQVVKLLSGGNQQKVVIARWLMRDCDILIFDEPTRGIDVGAKEEIYRLMQQLADQGKSIIVISSELPEILRVANRIAVFANGRITGTLRNEDASQEKIMQLAAHGEED from the coding sequence ATGAGTGACCCCATTCTCAGAGTCGAGGGGATCAGCAAGGGATTCCCCGGTGTGCAGGCTCTCAAGGACGTGCACCTCGAGGTGCGGGCCGGCGAAGTGCTGGTGCTCGTGGGCGAGAACGGCGCGGGCAAGTCGACTCTGATGAAGATCCTCTCGGGGATCTACACCAAGGACGAGGGCACGATCACCTTCGAGGGCCGGGAGGTCGAGCTCACCAGCCCCCTGCAGGCGCAGCAGCTCGGCATCACGATCATCCATCAGGAACTCAACCTGATGCCCGACCTCACCGTTGCGCAGAACATCTACGTGGGGCGCGAGCCCACGACCGGTCCCTTCCTGTCGGAGCGCAAGCTCAACGCGCAGACCGCCGCGCTGCTGCAGCGTCTCGACATCAGACTGAACCCGCGGCAGCTCGTGGGCGAGCTCACGGTGGCCGAGCAGCAGATGGTCGAGATCGCCAAAGCGCTCTCGTTCAACGCCAAGGTGCTCATCATGGACGAGCCCACGTCGGCACTCACCGACTCCGAGACCGAGACCCTGTTCGTGCTGATCGAGCAGCTGCGGGCGTCAGGCACCGGCATCGTCTACATCTCGCACCGCATGGACGAGCTGCGGCGCCTCGCCGACCGGGTCACCGTGCTGCGTGACGGCACATACATCGGATCACTGGATAAATCCGAGGTGAGCGTCCCCAAGATCATCGAGATGATGGTCGGCCGCGTGATCGACGAGGGAACCAGACCGCAGGCCCGCGAGCACGCCAACGATCCGATCGTGCTCGATGTGCAGGGGCTCTCGACCAAGAGCCTGCTCACCGACGTGTCGTTCCAACTGCACCGGGGCGAGATCCTCGGCTTCGCCGGGCTCATGGGCGCCGGTCGCACCGAGACGGCCCGGGCCATCATCGGCGCCGACCACCGCGACGGGGGCACCGTGTCGATCGGCGGACGACCGGTGCGCATCGCTCAGCCGGCGGATGCCGTCAAGCACGGCGTCGGCTACCTCTCGGAGGACCGCAAGCTGCTCGGGCTGATGCTCGAGCAGGACGTCACCTTCAACACCGTGCTCGCCTCACTCGGGTCGTATGCCAACGCGATCGGCTGGATGGGCGACGGCAAGGCGAAGAACCGCACCAAGGACTACGTCCAGCAGCTGCGCGTCAAGACGCCCTCGGTCAACCAGGTCGTCAAGCTGCTGTCGGGAGGCAACCAGCAGAAGGTCGTCATCGCCCGGTGGCTGATGCGCGACTGCGACATCCTCATCTTCGACGAGCCGACGCGAGGAATCGACGTCGGCGCCAAGGAAGAGATCTACCGCCTGATGCAGCAGCTCGCTGATCAGGGAAAGTCCATCATCGTCATCTCGTCGGAGCTGCCGGAGATCCTCCGTGTCGCGAACCGCATCGCGGTCTTCGCGAACGGGCGCATCACCGGCACGCTCCGCAACGAGGACGCCAGCCAGGAGAAGATCATGCAACTCGCAGCCCACGGAGAGGAAGACTGA
- a CDS encoding ABC transporter permease, whose translation MSAPQNGSSTTTIIQTALDENTDKRDVVGFLKRQVQQSLAFGTLIVLVIFFSIASPNFFTFSNIATVLLSTAVIGILALGTTFVIITGGIDLSIGTGMALCAVMTGVIVTNLGLPVWLGVIGGIATGVLMGLVNGINITFLRLPPFIATLAMMMIAGGLALVISNVAPIYFSTSAPDFKKIALGVIIPGIPNAVLITAALAIVAWLVLSKTLLGRYTFAIGSNEEATRLSGVNTRRWTIFIYMFAGAFTGIAGIVIAARLDSAQPQIGTGYELQAIAAVIIGGTSLLGGRGSILGTVIGALIMSVLVNGLRIMSIQTEWQNIVVGVVVLLAVFLDSLRNRQHT comes from the coding sequence ATGAGCGCTCCGCAGAACGGGTCGTCGACGACGACGATCATCCAGACGGCTCTCGATGAGAACACCGACAAGCGCGACGTGGTCGGCTTCCTGAAGCGTCAGGTGCAGCAGTCCCTCGCATTCGGCACCCTGATCGTGCTCGTGATCTTCTTCTCGATCGCCAGCCCGAACTTCTTCACCTTCAGCAACATCGCGACCGTGCTGCTCTCGACCGCGGTCATCGGCATCCTCGCCCTCGGCACGACGTTCGTCATCATCACCGGCGGCATCGACCTGTCGATCGGAACCGGCATGGCCCTGTGCGCCGTGATGACGGGTGTCATCGTCACCAATCTCGGCCTGCCGGTCTGGCTCGGCGTGATCGGCGGCATCGCGACCGGTGTGCTGATGGGCCTCGTGAACGGCATCAACATCACATTCCTGCGGCTGCCCCCGTTCATCGCGACCCTCGCGATGATGATGATCGCCGGAGGCCTCGCCCTCGTCATCTCCAACGTCGCGCCGATCTACTTCTCGACCTCGGCACCGGACTTCAAGAAGATCGCGCTCGGCGTGATCATCCCCGGCATCCCGAACGCCGTGCTGATCACCGCCGCGCTCGCGATCGTCGCCTGGCTGGTGCTGTCGAAGACGCTCCTGGGCCGGTACACCTTCGCGATCGGCTCGAACGAGGAGGCCACGCGCCTCTCTGGCGTCAACACGCGACGCTGGACGATCTTCATCTACATGTTCGCGGGAGCCTTCACCGGCATCGCGGGCATCGTGATCGCCGCCCGTCTCGACTCGGCACAGCCGCAGATCGGCACCGGGTACGAGCTGCAGGCCATCGCGGCCGTCATCATCGGCGGCACCTCGCTGCTCGGCGGGCGCGGGTCGATCCTGGGCACCGTGATCGGCGCGCTGATCATGAGCGTGCTCGTCAACGGACTGCGCATCATGTCGATCCAGACGGAGTGGCAGAACATCGTCGTCGGCGTCGTCGTGCTGCTGGCCGTGTTCCTCGACTCGCTGCGCAACCGCCAGCACACCTGA